In Neorhizobium sp. NCHU2750, a single genomic region encodes these proteins:
- a CDS encoding DHA2 family efflux MFS transporter permease subunit gives MSNTAAVVENRGAITACVILAVIMQALDSTIANVALPYIQGSVAASSDQINWVLTSYIVAAAIMTPPSGFLSARFGRKRVLLTAIFGFVVASVLCGLAQSLNQIVGFRLLQGFFGAALVPLSQGIMLDIYTVEERGSAMALFGVSVMVGPVLGPVLGGWLTDHISWRWVFYINVPIGVIAFLGITTFVKETAVNVAAKLDWLGFGMLSVAIGALQLFLDRGEQLDWFSSSEIIIEAIVCGGAFYLFLVHTFTSDKPFVNPRLFLDRNFTISALFMFVVGVTYFASLALMTPYLQTLMDYPVITAGLVMGPRGLGTMLCMFIVGRLIGKVDTRILLMCGLSITAWAMYAMTGWTPDVSQWTIISVGFVQGAGLGFLFVPLTTVAFATLPVAMRGEGTGIYNLSRNIGSSVGIAVVSALLVENTQRNHADIVNYVTPFNHAFKAKAAESLDPTTAVGRAALDQIITQQSTIIAYMDDFKMLMIMAMVVMPLILLLRTPGSKPAVDHSAAMD, from the coding sequence ATGAGTAACACCGCAGCCGTGGTCGAGAACCGTGGCGCCATCACGGCCTGCGTCATTCTCGCGGTCATCATGCAGGCGCTCGATTCGACGATCGCCAACGTGGCGCTGCCCTATATCCAGGGAAGCGTCGCGGCATCGTCGGACCAGATCAACTGGGTGCTCACCTCCTATATCGTCGCAGCCGCCATCATGACGCCGCCGTCGGGCTTCCTGTCGGCGCGGTTCGGCCGCAAGCGGGTGCTGCTGACCGCAATCTTCGGCTTCGTCGTCGCCTCGGTACTCTGCGGACTGGCGCAATCGCTCAACCAGATCGTCGGTTTTCGCCTGCTGCAGGGCTTTTTCGGCGCAGCGCTGGTGCCGCTGTCGCAGGGCATCATGCTCGACATCTACACGGTGGAGGAGCGCGGTTCCGCGATGGCGCTGTTCGGCGTGTCGGTGATGGTCGGGCCGGTGCTCGGCCCGGTTCTCGGCGGCTGGCTGACCGACCATATCAGCTGGCGCTGGGTGTTCTATATCAACGTGCCGATCGGTGTCATCGCCTTCCTCGGCATCACGACCTTCGTCAAGGAAACGGCGGTCAATGTCGCCGCCAAGCTCGACTGGCTCGGCTTCGGCATGCTGTCGGTGGCGATCGGGGCACTGCAATTGTTTCTCGATCGTGGAGAGCAGCTCGACTGGTTCTCTTCGAGCGAGATCATTATCGAGGCGATCGTCTGCGGCGGTGCCTTCTACCTCTTCCTCGTCCATACGTTCACGTCGGACAAGCCGTTCGTCAATCCGCGGCTTTTCCTCGACAGGAATTTCACCATCAGCGCGCTGTTCATGTTCGTGGTCGGCGTCACCTATTTCGCCTCGCTGGCACTGATGACGCCCTATCTGCAGACGCTGATGGACTATCCGGTGATCACCGCAGGCCTTGTCATGGGCCCGCGCGGCCTCGGCACGATGCTATGCATGTTCATCGTCGGCCGGTTGATCGGCAAGGTGGATACGCGCATCCTGCTGATGTGCGGGCTGTCGATCACGGCCTGGGCGATGTATGCGATGACCGGATGGACGCCGGATGTGTCGCAATGGACGATCATTTCGGTCGGCTTCGTCCAGGGGGCGGGACTGGGCTTCCTGTTCGTGCCGCTGACGACGGTTGCCTTCGCGACGCTGCCGGTTGCCATGCGCGGCGAAGGGACGGGCATCTACAACCTGTCGCGTAATATCGGATCGAGCGTCGGGATTGCAGTCGTATCTGCCCTGCTCGTCGAAAACACCCAGCGGAACCATGCCGACATCGTCAATTACGTGACGCCGTTCAACCATGCCTTCAAGGCGAAGGCCGCCGAAAGCCTTGATCCCACGACGGCGGTCGGGCGCGCGGCGCTCGACCAGATCATCACCCAGCAATCGACGATCATCGCCTATATGGACGATTTCAAGATGCTGATGATCATGGCCATGGTGGTGATGCCGCTCATCCTTCTCCTGCGCACGCCGGGCAGCAAGCCTGCGGTCGACCACAGTGCCGCGATGGATTGA